From one Butyricimonas faecihominis genomic stretch:
- a CDS encoding efflux RND transporter permease subunit — protein sequence MNFTEYALKNRAFVYFFVFVLVVGGIYSFFTMSKLEDPAITVKQAMVVTAYPGASAYQVELEVTDVLEKAIRSMGDLDHVSSRSMDDVSEIMVELSSTVPLAELQQKWDILRRKVMGAQAQLPDGAQPSIVMDDFGDVYGMFYAMTSDGFDYQEMSDYAELVRRSVLDIDGVSSVDVYGERQSCINVEFLEDKMANMGVHPAEIIMTLNGQNKTVYSGYFDSGEKRVRVNVNGAYKEIDDIRNLLIKGHEQDQIRLSDVARVTKGYVKPEREGLLYDTLPAIAISIAMEEGGNILQLGKKVDAKLSELKEDIIPAGIDFQKVFFQPARVKSAINVFMVNLIESVVIVILVVMLFMGFRSGYIIGAGLVIVVLGSLLVLYMMHGTLQRVSLASFIVAMGMLVDNAIVITDGILVDLKKGIPKPAALVNITKKTAWPLLGATTIGILTFLPIFLSPDTTGEYVRDLFIVLAVSLWLSWILALAYVPIQADRGLRVKPGEVEDETKMYDTRVYKAFRNTLQFSVRHRVWVIGWIVLLLVVSIYLFRFVQQGFFPDLSYNQLYIEYKMPYGTNPQTVKRDLASIEEYLTSRPEITAVTTSLGGTPSRYNLVRTVAEPALSYGELIVDFTSPETLKANIDSLQVYLSEHYPEAYVRMKQYNLMYMDYPVQFMISGPDPAVLKRLCGEVEELMNEDSTTMLVTNDWGPMTPVLNVDYYQPIARVANLSREDVGLALLATTDGLPVGSYYEGEHDLPIYIKSMGKDGLRPGRLNNVPVWSLVPSTNMLSLETVKELMMGMISTDEVMTAVVGSTPLNQATNGITASWEVPVVRRYNGQRSISAQCNNAPGYTANDVRNSLLPKIEKLNIPPGYSTEWQGEYLASTQSKQYLFKNVPLGIVLVLAILIALFKDFKKPLMIILCLPLAIIGVVLGMLLAGKEFGFVAIVGALGLVGMMIKNGVVLVDEVDIQIRSGKDRFLALLDASSSRLRPVFLASMTTILGMIPLINDDMFGALAVTIMGGLFIGTVITLVILPVFYSLFFKIKAE from the coding sequence ATGAATTTTACGGAATATGCTTTAAAGAATAGAGCTTTTGTCTACTTCTTTGTTTTCGTTTTGGTTGTTGGGGGGATATACTCGTTTTTCACGATGAGTAAGTTGGAGGACCCGGCGATAACCGTGAAGCAGGCTATGGTGGTGACGGCCTATCCGGGAGCTTCTGCCTATCAGGTGGAGTTGGAAGTGACGGATGTATTGGAGAAGGCGATTCGTTCGATGGGGGACTTGGATCATGTTTCCTCTCGTTCGATGGATGACGTGTCGGAGATTATGGTAGAATTGAGTAGTACGGTTCCCTTGGCGGAGTTGCAGCAGAAGTGGGATATTTTACGCCGGAAAGTCATGGGAGCGCAAGCTCAGCTACCGGATGGGGCCCAACCTTCCATCGTGATGGATGACTTCGGGGACGTGTACGGGATGTTTTATGCCATGACGTCCGATGGTTTTGACTATCAGGAAATGTCGGATTACGCGGAACTGGTTCGTCGTTCCGTGTTGGATATTGACGGGGTGAGCAGTGTGGACGTGTATGGAGAACGTCAGTCCTGTATAAACGTCGAGTTTCTGGAAGATAAGATGGCTAACATGGGTGTGCATCCGGCAGAAATAATCATGACCCTGAACGGGCAGAATAAAACGGTTTACTCCGGTTATTTCGATAGCGGGGAGAAACGGGTGCGGGTGAACGTGAACGGGGCTTACAAGGAGATCGACGATATTCGTAATCTCTTGATCAAGGGACACGAACAGGATCAGATCCGCTTGTCGGATGTGGCTCGTGTTACGAAGGGTTACGTGAAACCGGAACGGGAAGGTTTGTTATATGATACTTTGCCGGCAATAGCGATTTCGATTGCCATGGAGGAAGGTGGGAATATTCTTCAATTGGGAAAAAAGGTGGATGCCAAACTGTCCGAGTTGAAAGAAGATATTATTCCGGCGGGGATTGATTTTCAAAAGGTATTCTTTCAACCGGCACGGGTGAAAAGTGCCATTAACGTCTTCATGGTAAACCTGATCGAATCGGTGGTTATCGTGATCTTGGTGGTCATGCTTTTCATGGGATTCCGGAGCGGGTATATCATCGGGGCCGGTCTCGTGATTGTCGTATTGGGCTCGTTACTCGTGCTGTACATGATGCACGGGACATTACAACGGGTTTCGCTGGCCTCGTTTATCGTGGCGATGGGAATGTTGGTGGATAACGCGATAGTGATCACGGATGGGATTCTCGTGGACTTGAAGAAGGGGATTCCCAAGCCGGCGGCTTTGGTGAATATCACGAAGAAGACGGCTTGGCCTTTGCTGGGAGCGACCACGATCGGGATTCTTACTTTCTTGCCGATATTTTTATCTCCCGATACCACGGGAGAGTATGTCCGGGACTTGTTTATCGTTTTGGCCGTGTCCTTGTGGTTGAGCTGGATTCTTGCCTTGGCGTATGTCCCGATACAGGCGGACCGGGGTTTAAGGGTAAAGCCGGGAGAGGTGGAAGATGAGACAAAAATGTACGATACCCGGGTGTACAAGGCTTTCCGGAACACGTTGCAGTTTTCCGTGCGTCACCGGGTATGGGTGATTGGTTGGATTGTCCTGTTGCTGGTTGTCAGCATCTACCTGTTCCGGTTCGTGCAACAGGGATTTTTTCCGGATTTGAGCTATAATCAGTTGTATATAGAGTATAAAATGCCTTACGGTACGAATCCCCAGACGGTGAAACGGGATCTGGCCTCTATCGAGGAATATTTGACCAGCCGTCCGGAAATTACGGCCGTTACGACCAGTTTGGGAGGAACTCCTTCCCGGTATAATCTTGTACGAACGGTGGCAGAACCCGCTTTAAGTTACGGGGAGTTAATCGTGGATTTCACTTCTCCCGAAACCTTAAAGGCGAATATTGATTCATTACAGGTTTACCTTTCGGAGCATTACCCGGAGGCATACGTTCGGATGAAACAATATAATTTGATGTATATGGATTATCCGGTACAATTTATGATTTCCGGTCCGGACCCGGCCGTGTTGAAACGTTTGTGCGGGGAGGTGGAGGAATTGATGAATGAGGATTCCACGACGATGTTAGTGACGAATGACTGGGGGCCGATGACGCCCGTGCTGAACGTGGATTATTATCAGCCGATAGCTCGCGTGGCGAACCTTTCTAGGGAGGATGTCGGGTTGGCTTTACTGGCCACCACGGACGGGTTGCCTGTCGGGTCATATTACGAGGGAGAGCATGATTTGCCGATTTATATTAAAAGTATGGGTAAAGACGGGTTACGTCCGGGGCGATTGAATAATGTTCCGGTATGGAGCCTCGTGCCTTCGACGAATATGTTGAGTCTGGAAACCGTGAAGGAGTTGATGATGGGAATGATTTCGACGGATGAGGTGATGACGGCCGTCGTGGGTTCTACTCCTTTGAACCAAGCAACCAACGGGATCACCGCCTCGTGGGAAGTTCCGGTGGTCAGGCGATATAACGGGCAACGCTCTATATCGGCACAGTGTAATAACGCACCCGGCTACACGGCAAATGACGTGCGAAATAGTTTGCTGCCCAAGATTGAGAAATTGAATATCCCGCCCGGTTATTCCACGGAATGGCAGGGAGAGTATCTGGCAAGCACGCAATCCAAGCAGTATTTGTTTAAGAACGTTCCGTTGGGAATTGTTTTGGTGCTGGCTATTCTGATCGCTTTGTTCAAGGATTTTAAAAAGCCGCTGATGATTATTCTCTGTTTGCCCTTGGCGATTATCGGGGTTGTTTTGGGAATGTTGCTGGCGGGTAAGGAATTCGGGTTCGTGGCGATCGTGGGAGCCTTGGGATTGGTCGGTATGATGATTAAAAACGGGGTAGTACTGGTAGATGAAGTGGATATACAGATTCGATCGGGGAAAGATCGTTTTCTGGCTCTTCTGGATGCTTCTTCCTCTCGTTTGCGTCCGGTCTTTCTGGCGTCGATGACCACGATCTTGGGGATGATTCCCTTGATTAATGACGATATGTTCGGGGCCTTGGCCGTGACGATTATGGGCGGGTTGTTTATCGGTACGGTGATTACTTTGGTGATCTTGCCGGTGTTCTATTCGTTGTTCTTTAAAATCAAAGCCGAATGA
- a CDS encoding efflux RND transporter periplasmic adaptor subunit: MNKTVFSVLKWASVSGVLLVAMSCRRATPGLEISQLVKTAEVQKYDGECSTTYPGKIKAASDVQLAFRVAGPILRFNAEVGEFVKKGEVLAEIDPRDYRLQYEATKAEYTQVTEESDRVIELYHRKSVPVNDYDKAVAAKQRIASLYHANLNALNDTKLKAPFDGYVQKKFFDAHEIVNIGTPVLSMINNDYYEVNIDIPSSDFIRRESFREFYCEADVFPGVKIPLELLDITQQANYNQLFRVRFRMKPDEKLNLAAGMSVSVTIRFEPGQEGLSIIPISSLFQKEDQSYVWVYDTTQTTVRMNPVKVVELDKDGQVIVESDLASGTRIVSAGVNGLKEGQKVRLLPPVSSSNVGKLL; the protein is encoded by the coding sequence ATGAATAAGACAGTGTTTTCGGTATTGAAGTGGGCTTCTGTTTCGGGAGTTTTGCTTGTTGCGATGTCTTGTCGGAGGGCTACTCCGGGTTTGGAGATTTCGCAATTGGTGAAGACGGCAGAGGTGCAGAAGTATGATGGGGAGTGTAGTACGACCTATCCCGGGAAGATCAAGGCGGCTTCAGATGTGCAGTTGGCGTTCCGGGTGGCGGGACCTATTCTACGTTTCAACGCTGAAGTGGGGGAGTTCGTGAAGAAAGGGGAAGTGTTGGCGGAGATTGATCCGAGGGATTACAGATTGCAGTACGAGGCGACTAAAGCGGAGTACACGCAGGTAACGGAGGAATCGGATCGGGTGATCGAGTTGTATCACCGGAAAAGTGTTCCCGTGAATGATTACGACAAGGCCGTGGCGGCAAAGCAGCGGATTGCCTCTTTGTATCACGCGAATCTGAATGCGTTGAACGATACGAAGTTGAAGGCTCCTTTCGACGGGTATGTCCAGAAAAAGTTTTTTGACGCTCACGAGATTGTGAATATCGGGACTCCCGTGTTGTCGATGATTAATAATGATTACTACGAGGTAAATATTGATATTCCGTCCAGTGATTTTATTCGCCGGGAGAGCTTTAGGGAGTTCTATTGCGAGGCGGATGTCTTTCCGGGTGTAAAAATTCCCTTGGAATTACTGGATATAACACAACAAGCAAATTATAATCAACTTTTCCGGGTGCGTTTCCGGATGAAACCGGATGAGAAATTGAATCTGGCGGCAGGCATGAGTGTCAGCGTGACCATTCGTTTCGAGCCGGGTCAGGAGGGGCTATCTATTATCCCAATCTCTTCCTTGTTTCAAAAAGAGGATCAATCATACGTGTGGGTGTATGATACCACCCAAACAACCGTGAGGATGAATCCCGTGAAAGTTGTCGAACTGGATAAAGACGGGCAAGTCATCGTGGAATCGGATCTGGCCTCGGGTACAAGGATTGTTTCTGCCGGGGTGAACGGTTTGAAGGAAGGGCAAAAAGTCCGGTTGCTACCCCCCGTGTCCTCTTCCAACGTTGGAAAATTGTTATAG
- a CDS encoding ABC transporter permease/M1 family aminopeptidase has translation MDIHNLKTVACYNSRLLLRSWMFRLFLLLLFLIVILYQVLAQTNIFYGVNSGLVTLSSYLPHENAYLFTILQIVPLIFLAGSFLGKERKMDSMDTVYYRPESNADYVVGMMLGFTKTFMTMAGISLVIGMLLHIFASESPFNFWLYPFYWLTIIFPALVFALGFSFFIHTWVRHRGLGILILLVVFGVFLFQLGKVREGLFDPFGLSLPNAFSEVTGHPGMALYLMQRVCWLFVGMGFAGLAVLMFQRLPNRPVNRKRVMIVAIGCLVLGGLFGGVVYMARENVESVRELYAETYNKYQKFPKGNVVSNTLEVEQKGNVLSGKSTLLVKNQGDQELSEIILYLNPALVVSAIQEGETDVSFERENQVIRVARKLLPGEEVELTVEYRGGIDERVCYLDVDFDKLFQLQPIPGHSSTAGKRFAFVGDDFTVLTPECLWYPVAQPLVNPASPYDALPDFTSYSLQVASTDGRTVIAPGKRETKEGRVCFTGDVPLPGMGLCIGNFEKHDLVVDSTLYELYLFAGHGKLLRGFEEIRDSIPAIIRDARYNVEEQMGITYPYSQLTLVETPVSFSGFARPNKGGSEMAQPGMLFLPERGIGMWNDYKAEVAFRKRMMPEMSSFYSSTEDMLSSDLTRSLSSMFLNEYRYNVNQAKVLLYSVVSPSLLWRNGVASTSVGNLYTISPMFYEQTMALHSAEYPAINSILTDALKKSNTFFISYSELDQEERFVGRSVGDLFRDRLDNPYEVATLLHERTLELLRLLSVRNIPMEQITAFLATFIRENRFRQVEFDEMNREFIEKFGVDWMDVLPAWYENRKIPVFFVRDFKVENVTSQEDGEGSLSGFAFSGGFTIRDQANRRSRVSVNVFNDSDVDGVVSFEARDMTFSGMNSRRQGREGEKVVTRNFLVKAGTGMQIAVVLKGMTSTFNTNISSNLPTKFFIQGLTNISKTTDTTEYVKDLDRSYFMPAPGEIIVDNEDENFKLISPSSRKRLRNLISPLSESRYEMGSNLMIREGVEVVPRHMISSEAYGLNKLTHAFMLQGSKAKMEWTARVEREGEYEILAYIPPKVFVHRMEEQEKGGRGSGIFTVSAFSVTESEPEEVKQYYIVDVGGEKQEVSVDIKEHVGWVSLGLFQLPVGECKIVLTDQGNKDQVLLGDAIKWVYRGDK, from the coding sequence ATGGACATTCATAACTTAAAAACCGTTGCTTGTTATAATTCGAGATTGTTGTTGAGAAGTTGGATGTTCCGGCTGTTTTTGTTATTACTTTTTCTGATTGTTATACTTTATCAGGTCTTGGCGCAGACCAATATTTTTTATGGGGTAAATAGTGGATTGGTGACGTTGTCATCTTATCTTCCTCATGAAAATGCTTATCTGTTCACGATCTTACAAATTGTGCCCTTGATCTTTTTGGCAGGGTCTTTTCTTGGGAAAGAGAGGAAAATGGATTCGATGGATACGGTTTACTATCGGCCGGAGAGTAATGCGGACTACGTGGTGGGGATGATGTTGGGATTCACGAAGACTTTTATGACGATGGCGGGGATTTCTCTTGTTATCGGGATGTTGCTGCATATTTTTGCGAGTGAGTCTCCTTTTAATTTCTGGCTTTATCCTTTTTACTGGCTCACGATAATTTTTCCGGCTTTGGTATTTGCCTTGGGTTTCTCTTTCTTCATTCATACATGGGTTCGTCACCGGGGACTTGGTATATTGATTCTTTTGGTGGTATTTGGGGTGTTTCTGTTTCAGTTGGGTAAGGTGCGGGAAGGGCTTTTTGATCCCTTCGGGTTGTCTTTACCGAATGCTTTTTCTGAAGTGACGGGACATCCGGGAATGGCCCTTTATCTTATGCAGCGGGTTTGCTGGTTATTCGTGGGGATGGGGTTTGCTGGATTGGCCGTGTTGATGTTTCAACGCTTGCCGAATCGTCCGGTGAACCGAAAGCGGGTGATGATCGTGGCGATCGGTTGTTTGGTGCTGGGAGGTCTATTCGGGGGAGTTGTCTATATGGCACGGGAGAACGTGGAGAGTGTTCGGGAACTTTATGCCGAAACTTATAATAAATATCAAAAATTCCCGAAAGGAAACGTGGTTTCGAATACCTTGGAGGTGGAGCAAAAGGGAAATGTGCTGTCTGGGAAGAGTACCCTTCTTGTCAAAAATCAGGGGGATCAGGAATTATCGGAAATTATTCTTTACCTGAACCCGGCCTTGGTCGTGTCCGCGATACAAGAAGGTGAGACTGACGTGTCGTTTGAACGGGAGAATCAAGTGATTCGGGTTGCTCGGAAATTGTTACCCGGTGAGGAGGTGGAATTAACCGTGGAGTATCGTGGCGGGATTGATGAGCGGGTGTGTTATTTGGACGTGGATTTTGATAAATTATTTCAATTGCAACCCATTCCCGGGCATAGTTCTACCGCGGGAAAGCGGTTTGCTTTTGTCGGGGATGATTTCACGGTGCTTACCCCGGAATGTCTTTGGTATCCGGTAGCCCAGCCGTTGGTGAATCCGGCATCCCCGTATGATGCTTTGCCCGATTTTACTTCCTACTCCTTACAAGTGGCATCAACAGATGGGCGAACGGTTATTGCTCCCGGAAAGCGGGAGACGAAAGAAGGGCGTGTCTGTTTTACGGGAGATGTTCCTTTGCCCGGGATGGGGCTTTGTATCGGGAATTTTGAAAAGCATGATCTTGTAGTCGATTCTACATTATATGAACTTTATCTTTTTGCGGGGCATGGTAAGCTTTTGCGGGGATTCGAGGAAATTCGTGATTCCATTCCAGCCATCATTCGTGATGCCCGTTATAACGTGGAGGAACAGATGGGGATCACGTATCCTTATTCTCAATTGACTTTGGTGGAGACTCCGGTTTCTTTTTCCGGCTTTGCCCGTCCTAATAAAGGGGGAAGTGAAATGGCCCAGCCCGGTATGTTATTTCTGCCGGAACGGGGGATCGGGATGTGGAATGATTATAAGGCGGAGGTCGCTTTTAGAAAGCGAATGATGCCCGAGATGTCGTCTTTTTATAGTTCTACGGAGGATATGCTCAGTAGTGATCTGACTAGATCGTTATCTTCGATGTTTTTGAATGAGTATCGTTATAACGTGAATCAGGCGAAAGTGTTGTTGTACTCGGTTGTTTCGCCTTCTCTTTTGTGGCGTAATGGGGTTGCCAGTACTAGTGTAGGTAATTTGTACACGATTAGTCCCATGTTTTATGAACAGACTATGGCATTACATTCTGCCGAATATCCGGCAATTAACTCCATACTAACAGATGCGTTGAAGAAATCGAACACGTTTTTTATCTCTTATTCTGAGTTGGATCAAGAGGAACGATTTGTCGGACGTAGTGTGGGTGATCTTTTCCGTGATCGGTTGGATAATCCTTACGAGGTAGCGACTCTGTTACACGAGAGAACTTTGGAACTATTGCGTTTGTTAAGTGTGAGGAATATTCCCATGGAGCAGATTACAGCGTTTTTAGCGACGTTTATTCGGGAAAATCGTTTCCGGCAAGTTGAATTTGATGAGATGAACCGGGAGTTTATTGAAAAGTTTGGGGTTGATTGGATGGACGTTTTGCCCGCGTGGTACGAGAATCGTAAGATACCCGTTTTCTTTGTAAGAGATTTTAAAGTGGAAAATGTTACATCTCAGGAGGACGGAGAAGGTAGTCTTTCCGGTTTCGCTTTCTCGGGAGGTTTTACGATTCGTGATCAAGCAAATAGACGTTCTCGAGTGTCGGTGAATGTCTTTAATGATAGTGATGTTGATGGAGTTGTTTCTTTCGAGGCTCGGGACATGACATTTTCGGGGATGAATTCTCGTCGGCAGGGTCGAGAGGGGGAGAAAGTGGTTACCCGGAATTTTTTGGTTAAGGCAGGCACCGGCATGCAGATTGCCGTGGTACTGAAAGGTATGACATCAACATTTAATACAAATATTTCAAGTAATCTTCCAACAAAGTTTTTCATTCAGGGACTGACGAATATTTCAAAAACGACGGACACGACCGAGTACGTGAAAGATCTGGATCGTTCTTATTTCATGCCGGCCCCCGGGGAGATTATCGTGGATAACGAGGATGAGAATTTTAAATTGATCTCGCCTTCTTCTCGGAAACGGCTACGAAATCTGATTTCTCCTTTGAGTGAGTCGAGGTATGAGATGGGGTCAAATCTCATGATAAGGGAAGGGGTTGAAGTTGTTCCGAGGCACATGATTAGTTCCGAGGCATACGGGTTGAATAAGCTTACTCATGCTTTCATGTTACAGGGGAGTAAAGCGAAGATGGAATGGACTGCCCGGGTTGAACGTGAGGGCGAGTACGAGATTCTGGCGTATATTCCCCCGAAGGTTTTTGTCCATCGGATGGAAGAGCAGGAGAAAGGTGGCCGGGGAAGTGGAATCTTTACTGTTTCGGCTTTTTCTGTTACAGAATCAGAACCGGAAGAGGTAAAGCAATATTATATTGTGGATGTCGGTGGGGAAAAGCAGGAGGTTTCTGTTGATATTAAAGAGCATGTGGGATGGGTTTCTCTGGGGCTATTCCAGTTGCCTGTCGGTGAATGTAAAATCGTGTTGACGGATCAGGGAAACAAGGATCAGGTCCTTCTTGGTGATGCGATCAAGTGGGTCTATAGGGGGGATAAATGA
- a CDS encoding TlpA disulfide reductase family protein gives MRKSFLVLLVGMILIVGACTPKDSFTIQGKITGLSDGTIMELVPGATHKQEKPVAEAIMTKGGFSFTGNVETPRLYYVMVQGMNGVIPVVVENGLQVCIHGKAEKRDYNGQMFVEFSDIKVTGSPVHDEFLQKIDFRTKLDQLYEDKEKKHADINRKIGEARGNKEQVLLDSLSRTEAYAQMEKDEAAFFEKAEAEITKAVLDNKDSWWGPFLMLNLMNWFEEDQKEWFEAFSPEVQKSYYGQIVYKELFPETLEGKNAPSFTVTDSGGKKVTLQELQKNKKYILVDFWASWCAPCRKEIPNLKALYDRFAAKGLGIISISIDKDQKAWEKALSEEQLPWPNFLDDSGISDAYGVKTIPAIFLLDANGKVLSIKLRGETLQKKLEELFQ, from the coding sequence ATGAGAAAGTCTTTTTTAGTTTTGTTGGTTGGAATGATATTAATTGTGGGTGCTTGTACTCCTAAAGATTCGTTTACTATTCAAGGAAAAATTACCGGCTTGTCGGACGGGACCATTATGGAGTTGGTTCCAGGGGCAACTCATAAACAAGAAAAGCCTGTGGCTGAAGCAATCATGACAAAGGGAGGTTTTTCTTTCACGGGGAATGTGGAAACCCCTCGTTTGTATTATGTTATGGTTCAAGGTATGAATGGTGTAATTCCTGTAGTTGTAGAGAATGGATTACAGGTTTGCATACATGGAAAAGCTGAAAAGCGGGATTATAATGGTCAAATGTTTGTAGAATTTTCAGATATAAAGGTTACTGGTTCACCGGTGCATGACGAATTCCTTCAGAAAATAGATTTTAGAACAAAATTGGATCAATTGTACGAAGATAAGGAGAAAAAACATGCGGATATTAATCGTAAAATAGGGGAAGCGCGAGGAAATAAGGAGCAAGTTCTTTTAGATTCACTTTCTCGTACAGAGGCTTATGCTCAGATGGAAAAAGATGAAGCTGCTTTTTTTGAAAAGGCTGAGGCGGAAATAACAAAAGCCGTTTTGGATAATAAGGATTCGTGGTGGGGACCATTTTTGATGTTGAATTTAATGAATTGGTTTGAGGAAGATCAAAAAGAGTGGTTTGAGGCTTTTTCCCCAGAAGTGCAAAAAAGTTATTACGGGCAAATCGTTTATAAAGAATTGTTCCCGGAAACTCTTGAAGGTAAGAATGCTCCGAGTTTCACAGTAACTGATTCTGGAGGGAAAAAGGTTACGTTACAAGAGCTACAAAAAAATAAGAAATACATACTTGTCGATTTTTGGGCATCATGGTGTGCACCTTGTCGGAAGGAAATTCCTAATTTGAAGGCGCTATATGACCGGTTTGCTGCTAAGGGATTGGGGATAATTAGTATATCTATAGATAAGGATCAAAAAGCGTGGGAAAAAGCGTTATCCGAAGAGCAACTCCCGTGGCCGAATTTCTTGGATGATTCAGGTATTTCTGATGCTTATGGAGTGAAAACGATTCCCGCAATCTTTTTGTTAGATGCAAATGGAAAAGTTTTGTCGATTAAGTTGAGAGGTGAAACTTTGCAAAAAAAGTTAGAAGAACTTTTTCAATAG